Proteins from a genomic interval of Plasmodium berghei ANKA genome assembly, chromosome: 6:
- a CDS encoding amino acid transporter, putative produces the protein MVIKQDRCATKNIFSNTLNTEYEKLEEIKDKTSPNIDMLREKEDNDGLYNNNNNYNKSDGHKAYIENIKLKQSKYFGDKTIGKKYSYIYLINQIFGSGIVSIPYIFKHSGWLPCLFINIIICLLTIFNTLLFLRSMTMIPNNIHFNKRYEYISTMCYFLGKNNIFFMFMQICYYGSILVSNIISIVIVSHAIDYILVNIFGYTIGVIIYPNFQFSTITDINKLYYSNNYVLCITIGYVINAIISIYFSQSSLEDNMKVQVLSFIFLMITIFQIIFLSIIKIYKYNNAHTILPNDSTGKYSDIKYPTIFGDFNFKQLLSSYISSYSAITVIPCWANEMKSDVKIMKTVWISNFFCCFVYYIFGYVLYTAYPHINNENILYGILKNPSINTSMKISIYLFDLLTIAPGIYVYCIATRYNLVNSNICSEKVAFLFGTVFPFLISWWFTSRAMFESIFTWSSLIFSYACNYITPSIIYLIACKNIPYSQKNPLHYIHVLYDPNEYKQKKFALYNMFSVKNHSKEREGTSSNTNPRILNERNYNQKCDADTFKIETGDCINSQNKIFNNITKNFYNKTYQYPRFEKNESKFDTKEIYKLKEYKTKEIENKTIINDDSNNVNNNKKGKYKIHFKSLSQINNLEEHDKHNYYDETKSTRGKNITYLIGIDQESQQQLNKYNNSNNNKISDLNDNSRFLENNVETTCDDFQNGYRELKDICEENGNEGMRFKSPEIIRNSYNDNNNNNYYRKKSDKDLKKKNKVNISHEYCKKNENKLSKFELRKYNSLFNIKSNNINKNNSKKTNQHQMHNGRKSRKHKTVIGFEKKHIKISIKNNNINNNYYGYSNISENDMLNNKNIADLSKDIYNDVKIIKKNYERNKYLIRYSDIFDSFLNLKFILENGTQRNSVDSDFNLDVADKNRSSKDYDTNKLINSYNTNNSSYSNNCKPFLTNEKLPNTFDKYIQRNDRSANEYEYKVNDKNLETEIKIGIKNVLCKNQINDITYSIDASKDENRELSKKRKSEEIKKLNISTHTDTYKNILINNPLSDKQKIKKILEDIEKQKSNDEYKRKIKNIKKEFCMFINEINNKKKLTWAFDGNKTNTNLIINKKNINVSNAYNYLYSDDNTNYFYKKSESETYSYNINLYKNKESLDTVINKQKSASYLNNNSYHNILLRYQTNDSNSNTLMKTQSSNYYKKFQSLSLNSGKNILTNFQPQRDEENKNEPTNIYITNQINDPINESVDDSTNICPQMLMPENFNKDKKCQIKDNILTDQEESKESTNDLQLNKNKDIIMYFLNSYNKKNKIYKDINTLYVPDNVYHVIPKINRSTEQNIFDDSINNIFNYYKYNFLLSFVENNDYNNISKSGSIKYPNIPNKYFSQNDINIENAALKEIYINNTEKEDSLYSISQNNKNIYLNKFPNNEKREPLLNYYKKEKKYSDLPKINLICSEKPIFGYEDAYQIDDYVNGKINENIIHVYPIRYLRIKHVKTTEVLLLIAIFLLAISILYNFIA, from the coding sequence GATAGATGTGCtactaaaaatatatttagtaACACACTGAATACCGAATATGAAAAACTTGAGGAGATCAAAGATAAGACATCACCAAATATAGACATGTTAAGAGAAAAGGAGGACAATGATGGGttgtataataataacaataactATAACAAAAGTGATGGGCATAAGGcatatattgaaaatataaaattgaaacAATCTAAATATTTTGGAGATAAAACTAtagggaaaaaatatagttatatttatttaataaatcaaatattTGGATCTGGAATTGTATCTattccatatatatttaaacatTCTGGTTGGCTACCATGtctatttataaatattataatatgtcttttaacaatttttaatacattgttatttttacgATCTATGACAATGATACCAAATAATAtccattttaataaaagatatGAATACATTTCAACTATGTGCTATTTTTTAggaaaaaacaatatattttttatgtttatgcAGATATGCTATTATGGTAGTATATTAGTGAGCAATATAATTTCGATAGTTATAGTATCCCATGCAATAGATTATATtttagtaaatatatttggcTATACTATTGGGGTGATTATATATCCAAACTTTCAGTTTAGCACAATCacagatataaataaattgtatTATAGCAATAATTATGTATTGTGTATAACTATAGGATATGTAATAAATGCTATcatatcaatatatttttctcaaTCAAGTTTAGAAGATAATATGAAAGTACAAGTATTAtcctttatatttttaatgattacaatttttcaaatcatttttctaagtattataaaaatatataaatataacaatgCCCACACAATATTGCCAAATGATAGTACGGGGAAATATTCAGATATTAAATATCCAACCATATTTGGtgattttaattttaaacaaCTTTTATCTTCCTATATATCATCTTATTCTGCTATAACAGTAATACCGTGTTGGGCAAATGAAATGAAGTCTGatgtaaaaattatgaaaactGTATGGATTTCAAActttttttgttgttttgtttattatatatttggaTACGTATTATATACCGCTTACCCtcatattaataatgaaaatatattgtatggcatattaaaaaatccATCTATAAATACTTCAATGAAAAtttctatttatttatttgatttattaaCTATTGCACCTGgaatttatgtatattgtATTGCAACAAGGTATAATTTAGttaatagtaatatatGCTCAGAAAAGGTTGCCTTCCTTTTTGGTACTGTTTTTCCATTCCTTATATCATGGTGGTTTACTTCTCGGGCTATGTTTGAAAGCATTTTTACATGGTCAagtttaattttttcatatgcATGTAATTACATTACACcatcaattatatatttgatagcttgtaaaaatattccgtattctcaaaaaaatccgcttcattatattcatGTTTTATACGACccaaatgaatataaacaaaaaaaattcgcGTTATACAACATGTTTTCTGTAAAAAACCATTCCAAGGAAAGAGAAGGCACAAGCTCAAATACAAATCCCAGGATTCTCAATGAAAGAAATTATAACCAAAAATGTGATGCAGATACATTCAAAATAGAAACAGGTGATTGTATTAATagtcaaaataaaatttttaataatattactaaaaatttctataataaaacatatcaATACCCGCgctttgaaaaaaatgaaagtaAATTCGATACCAAggaaatttataaattaaaggaatataaaacaaaagaaaTTGAAAACAAAACTATCATCAACGATGATTCTAataatgttaataataataaaaaaggcaaatataaaatacattttaaaaGTCTTAGCCAAATTAACAATCTGGAAGAGCATGATAAGCACAATTATTATGACGAAACAAAATCAACTAGGGGAAAAAACATAACTTATTTGATAGGAATAGACCAAGAATCTCAACAACAATTGAACaagtataataatagtaataataataagatTAGCGACTTAAATGACAATTCCAGATTCTTAGAGAATAATGTAGAAACCACATGCGATGATTTTCAAAATGGATACAGGGAATTAAAAGACATATGTGAGGAAAATGGAAATGAAGGTATGAGATTTAAATCTCCtgaaataataagaaattcatataatgataataataataataattattatagaaaaaaaagtgacaaggatttaaaaaaaaaaaataaagtaaatatatcacatgaatattgtaaaaaaaacgaaaataaattaagtAAATTCGAGTTacgaaaatataattctttattcaatattaagagtaataatattaataaaaataattctaaaAAAACGAATCAACACCAAATGCATAATGGCCGAAAATCACGAAAACACAAAACTGTTATAGGATTTGAAAAAAAgcatattaaaatttccattaaaaataataatattaataataattattatggCTATTCCAACATTAGTGAAAATGATatgttaaataataaaaatatagccgatttatcaaaagatatatataatgatgtaaaaataataaaaaaaaattatgaaagaaataaatatttaattagaTATTCTGATATATTTGattcttttttaaatctaAAATTCATACTTGAAAATGGCACTCAGAGAAATTCTGTTGATAGTGATTTCAATTTAGATGTAGCAGACAAAAATAGAAGCTCTAAAGATTATGACACGAATAAGCTTATTAATAGCTATAATACAAACAATAGCTCCTATTCAAACAATTGTAAACCTTTTCTTACTAATGAGAAACTTCCTAACAcatttgataaatatatacagaGGAATGACCGTAGTGCAAACGAATATGAGTATAAAGTGAATGACAAAAATTTAGAAacagaaataaaaatagggataaaaaatgtgctatgtaaaaatcaaataaacgATATAACCTATAGTATAGATGCAAGTAAGGATGAAAATAGAGAACTATccaaaaaaaggaaaagtgaagaaataaaaaaattaaacatTTCTACACACACagatacatataaaaatatattgataaaTAATCCATTATCTGATAAACAGaagataaagaaaattttaGAAGACATAGAGAAACAAAAATCAAatgatgaatataaaagaaaaataaaaaatattaaaaaagaattttgtatgtttattaatgaaatcaataataaaaaaaaattaacatgGGCTTTTGATGGaaacaaaacaaatacaaatttaataataaataaaaaaaatataaatgtttccaatgcatataattatttatattcagacgataatacaaattatttttataaaaaatcagAAAGCGAAACATACTCATATaacataaatttatataaaaataaagaatccTTAGATACtgttataaataaacaaaaaagtgcctcatatttaaataataattcttaTCACAATATTCTATTGAGGTACCAAACAAATGATAGTAATTCTAACACATTAATGAAAACACAAAGTTCaaattattacaaaaaatttcaATCGTTATCATTGAACAGtgggaaaaatatattaaccAATTTCCAGCCACAAAGGGACGAAGAAAATAAGAATGAACCCACTAATATCTACATAACTAACCAAATAAATGACCCTATAAATGAAAGTGTAGATGATTCTACAAATATATGCCCTCAGATGCTTATGCCAGAAAATTTTAACAAAGACAAAAAATGTCAAATTAaagataatattttaacagATCAAGAGGAATCTAAAGAATCAACAAATGATTTACagttaaataaaaataaagatataattatgtattttttaaattcatataataaaaaaaataaaatatataaagatataaatacattatatGTTCCTGATAATGTATATCATGTTATTCCCAAAATTAACAGAAGTACTGagcaaaatatttttgacgattcaataaataatatttttaactattataaatataattttcttttatcaTTTGTCGAAAACaatgattataataatattagcAAAAGTGGTAGTATTAAATATCCAAATATCCCGAATAAATACTTTTCtcaaaatgatataaatatagaaaatgcCGCACTAAAGGagatttatattaataatactGAAAAAGAGGATTCCTTATATTCTATTtctcaaaataataaaaatatttatttaaataaatttcctaataatgaaaaaagagaaccactattaaattattataaaaaagaaaagaaatataGTGATTTGccaaaaattaatttaatttgcTCTGAAAAACCTATATTTGGGTATGAAGATGCATATCAAATAGATGATTATGTAAATGGgaaaattaatgaaaatattattcatgTCTATCCTATTAGATATTTAAGAATTAAACATGTTAAAACAACTGAAGTTTTATTGCTTAttgcaatatttttattagctATCTCTATCCTTTACAATTTTATCGCttaa